In Eubalaena glacialis isolate mEubGla1 chromosome 2, mEubGla1.1.hap2.+ XY, whole genome shotgun sequence, a single genomic region encodes these proteins:
- the LOC133084777 gene encoding lysozyme-like protein 1, protein MKAAGTLALMGCLITVVEPKIYTRCKLAKIFSRAGLDNYRGFRLGNWICMAYYESHYNTTAQTDLEDGSTDYGIFQINSYTWCRRAKLQEKNHCHVACSALITDDLTDAIICAKKIVKETDGMNYWQGWKKHCEGKDLSEWKRGCEVS, encoded by the exons ATGAAGGCTGCTGGTACTTTGGCCCTGATGGGTTGCCTGATCACAGTTGTTGAACCCAAAATCTACACTCGCTGTAAACTGGCAAAAATATTTTCGAGGGCTGGCCTGGACAATTACCGGGGCTTTAGACTTGGAAACT GGATCTGCATGGCCTACTACGAGAGCCACTACAACACCACTGCTCAGACCGACCTGGAGGACGGAAGCACCGACTATGGCATTTTTCAGATAAACAGTTACACGTGGTGCAGACGTGCGAAGCTGCAAGAGAAAAACCACTGTCACGTGGCCTGCTCAG CCTTGATCACTGACGACCTCACAGATGCAATTATCTGTGCCAAGAAAATTGTTAAGGAGACAGATGGGATGAACTACTG GCAAGGCTGGAAGAAGCATTGTGAGGGCAAAGACCTGTCTGAGTGGAAAAGGGGATGTGAGGTTTCCTGA